The window CGGGCGGTGAGCATCCTCGGCGCTTTCCACAAAAACAATAGAGCCTAAAATAAAAAGGAGATTAGTTATCATCATAGGATGATCTCCAATCTCCTTTTATTGACACTTTGTTAGTGATTAGTTTTCTGCTAATTTCCGAGAATTCTCTTGACCGGTAGTTCTTTCTACCGAATCTTCTTCCGCTCTTTTTGCCCGTTTGATGAACAATGCAAGAACTAGTGCCAGGAGTGCAATAAATACTGTTACAAAGAAAGCATCATTAATTCCTTCTAGCATGGCTTTCATGGTAATTTGTTCTTTTATTTGAGCGAGCATTTCAGGTGTTGGCGCCACTCCAGCAGCTGCTGCCTTCTCAGTCGCCTTCTTCATCATACCTGCTGCAATTTCAGTAGCATGTGTTTTTGCACGATTTGACATGATTGTGATTAATAATGCAGTACCAATAGCTCCAGATACTTGTGACATTGTATTATTCATCGCAGTACCGTGTGGATAGAAGCGAGCTGGTAACTGGTTTAAGCCATTTGTGGTTACTGGCATATTTACCATGGACATACCAAACATACGAACAGAATATAAAATAATTAAATTTGTATAGGTAGTGTCAAGTGTTAATTTACTGAAATAATAGCTAGTTACAGCCGTAATAGTTAAGCCAACAATGGCTAACATACGTCCACCAAACTTATCAAATAATTTACCGGTAATCGGCATCATAATCGCCATTAAAATCGCACCCGGTAACATCATTAAGCCAGCATCTAGTGGAGAAATACCGCGAACAGTTTGAACATATATTGGTGTTAATAACATCCCCGAAAACATCGCCATGGTAACAACCATGGAAATAACGGATGATAAAGCAAACATTGGGTATTTATAGATCCTGAAGTTAAGCATTGGTTTTTCCTGCTTTAATTGACGTAAAATAAACCAAACTAGTGAAATGAAACCAATAGAAAGCGTCAAGTATACTTCAGGACTATCCCAGCCTTTTTTACCTGCAGAACTAAATCCATACAACAAGCCGCCAAAACCTAAGCTGGATAAAAGGACCGAAAAGAAATCAAGTCGCAGGTCAATTTTATCTTTTTTGTCTTTTAGTAAGAAAAAGCCAATTAAGAAAATGATTATGGCAAAAGGCGTTACAAAGTGAAATAGCATTCTCCAGTCATAATGTTCAATAATCCAACCAGATAAAGTCGGTCCAATTGCTGGTGCAAACATTAAAACTAACCCAAATACCCCCATTGCAGCTCCCCTTTTCTCAACCGGGAAGCTGGTCAACATGACATTCATTAATAACGGCATCAAGATAGCTGATGCTGAAGCTTGAAGCATCCGACCCGCTAATAGAATCGGAAATATGTGTGCAATTCCAGCAACAAGGCTCCCTAGTGTAAATAAAGCCATTGCTGCTAAGAACAGATTCCGAACAGAAAATTTTTGAATTAAGAATGCAGTAGTTGGAATCAGTATCCCATTTACTAACATAAAGCCTGTAGTCAGCCACTGTACTGTAGATGCTTCAATGTTTAAGTCCTTCATTATCGATGGTAAGGCGATATTTAATAACGTATTGTTTAAAAAAGCAATAAAAGCTCCGAATATCAAGACCGCAATCACTCCGTATGGTGGGCGATCAGTCTTTTTTATGGAATGGTTCATTGTTTTCCCCCTAGACATTTAGTTCATTGTTTTATACTATCGGTTCAGATAGAAATATATCATATAACATCAGTTCAATTTTTGCAATCAAAATATATCCTGATATTTACTAGGATTTGTTTATTAATCAAAAATCATGTACTATGATTTTTGTACACACAGTCTATTATGATTATAGGTGATGATATGAAAGACAGGAAACAGCATGTCATAAAAATGGCCCATCAGTTATTTATCGAAAAAGGATTTCAAGCCACATCCATTCAGGATATTTTAGACTATAGTAGGATATCTAAAGGAACCTTTTATAATTATTTTTCATCAAAGAATGAATTATTAATTGCCCTTTTTAAAACGATATACAAGAAACTGGAACTGGATCGTAACGAATTACTGATTGGCCAAGATTCTGCTAACATTGACATTTTCATTACACAAATTGAATTACAAATGAAAACGAATAGAGCAAATAAATTGTTTTCACTCTTTGAAGAAGTAAACTTCTCAAATGATGTGGAACTAAAACAATTCATAAAATTAGGTAACTTAAGCATGTTACGTTGGGTATACAATCGGTTTACTGACATCTTCGACGATAGTACGAAACCATATTTGTTGGATTGTGCCATTATGTTTATGGGGCTCTTACAGTACAACCTTAAATATTATGCATTGGGTCATGAATCAAATGCCAGCATCCACCAGGTAGTCCGTTATAGTGTTGACCGTGTTGTCAAGATGGTTGACGAAGTAACAAAATCTAGAGTTCAATTAATTGAACCTGAGGTATTAGAGAGTTGGTTTCCTGACTGTAAAAAAAACGATCAAGAATTTCAGCAAAAGCTTCATCAGGCTGTATTTTCATTAAAAAAGGCTTTAAGTACTTGTGAAGACCCAACAAAGTACACTGAGTTGCTAGACTTTGTTCAGGATGAACTATTGCACTCAAAGGACCCTCGAGTATTTTTGATTGAAAGTGCTCTTTTATCTTTGAAAACAAGTAACGAAATTTTTAGTTTTGAAGAACTCCAAAAGCTTGATCAACTGATTTCAGAACATTTTAATCAACAAGTGGAAAAATCCTAGAGGCACCTTTGTCTCCTAAATTTGAATAATAAAGACAGCCACCTGTAGTGACATTGGTGCTATTTTCACCCGAGCACCAGGATAGTGATGATAAATAATTGTTATTTATCATTCTAGATAGCAAGAAAATAAAAGCTAATCCACGGATTGAAATTATCCCCTGGATTTGTTATAATAAAGTGGTTTTAACATTAACGAGGGGGAACATTATTTTTATGTCAGTCGAAGTAGGCAGCAAGGTCCAAGGTAAAGTAACAGGCATCACCAATTTTGGAGCATTCGTAGAATTACCAGGAGGCGCAACAGGTCTTGTGCATATCAGTGAGGTTGCGGATAGCTATGTAAAA of the Bacillus sp. 1NLA3E genome contains:
- a CDS encoding TetR/AcrR family transcriptional regulator, which codes for MKDRKQHVIKMAHQLFIEKGFQATSIQDILDYSRISKGTFYNYFSSKNELLIALFKTIYKKLELDRNELLIGQDSANIDIFITQIELQMKTNRANKLFSLFEEVNFSNDVELKQFIKLGNLSMLRWVYNRFTDIFDDSTKPYLLDCAIMFMGLLQYNLKYYALGHESNASIHQVVRYSVDRVVKMVDEVTKSRVQLIEPEVLESWFPDCKKNDQEFQQKLHQAVFSLKKALSTCEDPTKYTELLDFVQDELLHSKDPRVFLIESALLSLKTSNEIFSFEELQKLDQLISEHFNQQVEKS
- a CDS encoding DHA2 family efflux MFS transporter permease subunit — encoded protein: MNHSIKKTDRPPYGVIAVLIFGAFIAFLNNTLLNIALPSIMKDLNIEASTVQWLTTGFMLVNGILIPTTAFLIQKFSVRNLFLAAMALFTLGSLVAGIAHIFPILLAGRMLQASASAILMPLLMNVMLTSFPVEKRGAAMGVFGLVLMFAPAIGPTLSGWIIEHYDWRMLFHFVTPFAIIIFLIGFFLLKDKKDKIDLRLDFFSVLLSSLGFGGLLYGFSSAGKKGWDSPEVYLTLSIGFISLVWFILRQLKQEKPMLNFRIYKYPMFALSSVISMVVTMAMFSGMLLTPIYVQTVRGISPLDAGLMMLPGAILMAIMMPITGKLFDKFGGRMLAIVGLTITAVTSYYFSKLTLDTTYTNLIILYSVRMFGMSMVNMPVTTNGLNQLPARFYPHGTAMNNTMSQVSGAIGTALLITIMSNRAKTHATEIAAGMMKKATEKAAAAGVAPTPEMLAQIKEQITMKAMLEGINDAFFVTVFIALLALVLALFIKRAKRAEEDSVERTTGQENSRKLAEN